A stretch of DNA from Pirellulales bacterium:
CCTCAAGGCGTCGGAAACTCAGGTCGGGCCCCTCCCCACGCAGCACGTGCCGGCCCCCCACTCGAAGCCGGGCAAGGCCGCACCGGGAAAGCTGCCCCCCATGCCGTCGAGTTCAACCAAGGATAGCGGTCAGGCGGCCAGCGACGTGCTCAATAAGTTCTTCAAGCGCCGCTAGTTCTTCCTGGTGGCAAGACGTCGTACACGGTCGCCTTGCAGCCAAGGTGCAGTCCGACTAGCCTCAAGCGATGGCAGCCGATCGACCTGTGCTCTGCTGATAATCAGGCGTCGCCCGGCAGGCCTATCACGCGCTGACAGTTTTCGAGCCGGGCATGGGCTTTCGGGGAAATGCCTTTCGACGCCAGGGCTGACCTCGTCCTGCGACGCCACGCCGGAGCAGACCCCGCGGCGATCGCCGCAGGGAGCACCTGCTTTCGGAAGCGACGCACGAATTCTTGCCGGCTCATTTTTAGGGTACGTTTGATAAGGAGTTGCTCTGTGTCGACCGACGAAGAAGCACTGAAGCGACGGTATCGTGAGTTTCTGGATTTGATGCCCCTCACCGTGGCCATCGCGGGGCTGCCAACCAGCGATTCCAACCGCAGTTACAACCCCGAACAAATGGAAGCCCGGGCCCACGTGCTAGCCAACGCATTTAAAATCGCGCGGCAAACCGCTCGCGAGGCCCTGCGAGGGTAAGCGCCGGCGGGCCAACCGGATCCACTCGTGCACGCTTGACCCGCTGCGCGGACCGTGCCTATAGTTTTTGTGTGTTGGCTGACAAACGCCCTGATCTGACGCCAGAAGCGAGGCGCCGTTGAAACCTGCCCGACGAAAACCAAAAGACGCCGCTCTACTAGGGTTGGGGCTGGACGGCGATGACGGGCATACTCGCCTGACACGCGGCGATAACTTCGTCTTGTTTGGCGGTTCTCAAGAGACCCACGCCGCGATGCAAGAGACGGCGATCAAGCTCAACGAAAAGCTCGACAGCCGGGGCCGCCGGCTGCAAGATGTCTCTGCCAAAGAGTTGCACGAGATCTGGCGCGAGATTCACGACCGTTGACCGTTCGGCGGCCGCCGGCCGACGGGCGTTTTGCCCCAGGGCCGGACGGAGCCCTCGCGGCGGCCAGGCCAGCACCGCACATCCGGCGGATTGGCAACCCCCCCCTGTGGCGGCTAAGCTCTGAAACCTGCCCCGCACCAAGCGGGTATCCTTTATCGAAGGCCGGTTGTTATGCCCGCTGCCCGCGATCCATCGGCTGACCAGGTTGTGGACCTGGTTCACCATTGTCTCGCGGGAGAAGCGTGGGCCACAGCGGCCTTGGTGAAGAGGTTCGAGCGTCCGGTGTTCGCCCTCTGCTTCCGCATGCTCGGCCAGCGTGAAGATGCCGAGGACGTGGCCCAGGAGTCGCTTGTTCGGGCGCTGCGGAGCTTGCGCAACTGGGACAGCAGCCGCGATTTCGTCCCTTGGCTGCTGGCGATCGCCGGAAACCGTTGCCGCACATTACTGAGCGCTCGGGCGCGCCGTCCGCGCCCCAGCGGAGAAATCGAACATATCGAGGATCCTGCGCCGTCACCTGAGCGTGCGCGAGATCTCGGCGAGGAAGTGGAACGGGCCTTGGCGGGCCTGCGGCTGGAATACCGGCAGGCGTTCCTCCTATTCCATGAACAAGAAATGACCTACCTAGAAATTGCCGAGGCAATGGATTGTCCGTTGGGGACAGTCAAGACATGGGTGCATCGGGCGCGGCGCGAGCTGATTGAGCAGTTGCGCGCTCGGGACGTGCTGCGGGAGAATCAACGTGCGCTGCGAAGAGTTTGAACTACGCTTGGACGATCTGGTCGACGCGCGCCGTAGCCCGGCCGGCGATCCGGAGATAACGGCCCATGCCTGCGCCTGCGCGGCGTGCGAGCGGCTGTTGCGCGACTACGAATCCATGCTCACGGGAATTGCTGCGCTGCGTCCGCTGGAACACCCGGCGCACCTTGCCGAGCGCGTGATTGCGGAAAACGCCTGGACGTTCCGGCGGCGATTTTCGCGTCGGACCGTGGCCGCTCTGGCGCTAGCCGCGACAGTTCTGCTGGCAGCACTTCCGGCGATCGAATGGCTGCGCTCTTCCGCTCAACCGCCAGTTCAGCCCGCGGCACATATGGCCGCGGTGGCTGCCGCCACGGACGGGAATGTCGCTACGACGGCCCACGAGCCGCAGGAGGCGCTGGTGGATCAGGTACGCGAGACCTACCAACCACTGGTGGACGCGACCAGCGAGAGTCTGACCAGTATGTTGGCGGCATTACCTTTGGGAAACACAGCACCTCTGGGAATGGTGACACCCCAGGACAGCGCAACCGCGCGCGTGGCTGACGAGTCGTCCACGGCATCTCGCGCCCCTTGGCAGGGAGAGTTCGCCTCGGGCATGGGCCCCGTGGCCGCCAGCGCTAGCCGATCCGTCGTGGCGCTGCTGCGTGTGTTTCCCAGCGGTTCGCATCCCGTGGCCGATCACGGAGCCACTCCGTGAGGGCATACTTTCTGCCAAAGCTCAAAGCACCAACGTTCCGGGCACTCTGGCGCCGTAGCATCGTAGGGATTGTCGTAGCGACGGCGTTGGCTTCGGCGACGCACGGTCATGCTGCACCGCCAGACGCCTCTCTGGCTAGCCTGGTGCCGGCCGATGTTGGGCTGTGCGTCGAGATTACGGATTTGGCGAGCCATCTGGAGCAGTTCCAGAAGAGCGAGTTGTATCGCCGCCTCCGGGCGTTTCCGCCCCTGCGTGATTTTTTTACCGAGAATGTCGCCGCCTTCACGTCGCTCTCCGCCGAGCTGCGCCAGCAGACGGGGCTCGCGCCGCAAGAACTGCTCGAGCAATTGCTCGGCAAGCGCCTGCTGGTCGGCGTATGGCCCGGGGCCGTCGACAGCCAATCGGCGCCCGGCCCGGCGGTATTGCTGGTTGAGTGTGCGGATGCCGACGTGGCCGACCAGGTGTTGCAACGATTGCTGGCGGCCGAGCGGGCGGCGGACCGGCGTGTGGCGCAACTGAATTGGCAGCACGACAAGGCGCGCTGCGCCATCTATCGAATCGAGGCCATTCCAGACCAGCCATCGCTGTATGTCGCCGTGACGAATCGATTAGGAATCGTGGCGACGAACGAATCCGTCGTCCGAAAAGTGCTGGACCAGCGTGCCGGCATAGCCGCGGCACCTTCCCTCGCCGCGCGCCGCGAGTATACGGCCGGCATCGCCCGCCTGAACCCGGAATCCGTGGCGCGCGTGTTCATCAATCCGCGCGCTTGGGAATCGCTGTTTGCCGATCAGGCATCCGTGGCCCGCGATATTATCGCGTCCGGGACTCAGGGATGGCTCGCCGAGCAATTCCGCGCGGCGGACTACCTGGTTCTCTCTTGCCAGCTCGGCGACAAAGTCGTGTTCGAGGCCTTTTTGCAAAAGCGCCCCGAAGCGTTAGTCGCGGTCACCGATTCCTCAGCCGATCAGGAAGTGGCCCACGCGGATTTGGCCCATCGCTTGCCCGCCGGTGCCGTGGCGGCGCTGGCGGGACGCGTCGATCTGCCGGCCTTGTTTAGCGCTTTCTCTTGCGATCGGCCCGCGTCGGGTCCCGCCGAGGCCCGCTTGCCGCTCGCTACGAATGAATTGAGCGGCGTGCAATCCTTGGCGAAGCTCATCGGCGGGCGCGGACACGAGGCCGTGGCAGCATTGTTGCCGCGACAGGCCGCGGATCACGGCGACCCCCAATCGTCGCAGCCGTCACTAGCCGCAGATTGGGTTGTCGGCTTCGACGCGCATTCGCTGTTGCCCGACGATCGCCTGGCATTTGGCGAGCGCGTGAATCCGATTCTGCGCGGTGCCCTGACTGCCGCGATCATGATGTACAGCCGGCAAGGACAGAGCACCAGTATCGATTCTGTCGAAGAGGAAGGGGTGCCGCTTACGTCCGTCGAAGGATTGGCACTGTTGGGCCAAGGGGACAATGCCACGTTCTCGCTGCTGAAGGAGTATTTTTGGGCCGGCACTTCACGCGATGCCGTGCGCGACTCGGCGCGTTTGCAGGCGGACCAATCGCTAGCGGCCGATCCGCGTTTCCGAGCGCTTACCAACCCGCGGATAGAGCGTCGTAGCCACTTTGCCTACGTCGACCTGGCGGCGCTCCGCCGATTGTTGGCAAGCTCCGCGGCGCTGCGGGCCAACACGCGCCAAGCTGCGCCTGCGACTGGCGAACTGGGACGCGAATTCCAGAGCCTGCTGGACCTAGCCGATCGGCTGCTGATCGAGGTGCAACTCGATCCACTAGGCATCGGCATTTCTGCCACGGTAACCGCAGACGCCGTGCCCTAGTCCCGTGACCTGCGGCAGGCGTTTTGCCGGTTATCCACTCTGTTGGGCCAAGCGGGCTTGCAATGCGCCGATTTGATCGCTCGCATTTGGGCTTCTGGGCGTGATCGCTACAACCGCGCCAGGTGGACCACCTTCTCGCCACCACACGGCCTGGCACCCCGCTGGGGAGTGTCGCGACCGTAACTTCCCCGCTACCGCGCAGAACCAGCCATAATACGCAATCCGTTAGAATTACGCATTTTAAGTATGCGTTATATTTTCACGTGCCCTGGGGTCGATTCAGCTTTCGGCAAAGGGTCATGGCGTTCAGACCGTTGCCCGGGAATGTGCCATTCGACTGGAGAGTCACGTGAGCAAGTTGAAGCAAGAAAAGATCGTTACGATCGACCGTCGCGAGCGTGGATCGGAGCGACGTGCGAAGGCCGCACCAGTGGTGGTCGAACGCCGTAAGCTGGAACGGCGCGAGAAGGTGGCTCGTCGCCGGCAGATCGACCCGACGACCTGTGAACGCGATTATACGGACGAAGAGGTTGAGTTCATGAACGCCATGAACTCCTACAAACGCACCAGCGGCCGCATGTTCCCCACCTGCAGCGAAGTGCTCGAGGTGCTCCGCAACCTCGGTTATGTGAAGCAGCATTCGGCTGTGACGGCCGATATCAGCTAACGTTGCCTGGACCACGCGCACACGCGGCCGTCCCGTTTGCGTTACATCGTGCCAGCATTGCCATCCAGACGCCCGGCGGAGCCGGGTTGGTTCATCGCGCCCGCCACTTCCGCCGGTAGCTGCTCTTGTGCCCTGCGGGTCGGACCGCTATTCTCCGACCCCGATTCTCGGCGTAGCGGCAGTTTCGGTATGCGCTCGCTCTGTTGGCTCTCATCATGACTTGTTCTGCTAACTTCCCGCATATCCGCGGCGATGGCGACACGCAGGCTTTGCTGCGCGCGCTGCATCGAAATGTCGTGCGCCGCGCGGCGCCTTCCCCTCGTTCGACCTTAACAGGGCCTCTGCCGATCGTGGTCGTTTCGTTGGCCATGCTTGCCTCGGCGGGTTGCGGCATGGTCGCGCATCGCCAGAACGCGCAAGGCGTGCAGTTGTATCAGCAGGGCTATTACCAGCAGGCGATCGCCAAGTTCCAGCAGGCGACGACGACCGACCCGCAGGATCCCGACAGCTTTTACAACATGGCCGCGACATACCATCGGACGGGCAAACTGAACAATAACAAGGCCGACCTGGCGCAGGCCGAAAGCCTGTACAACCAGTGCCTCGACCGTGCTCCGAATCATCAAGATTGCTACCGCGGCCTGGCGGTCCTGCTGGTCGAAGAGCAGCGCAGCGATGAGGCGCAACGCCTGTTGCAAGGATGGGCCTCGCGCAACCCCACGCAGGCCGCTCCGAAGGTCGAATTGGCACGGCTGGCCGAAGAACTGGGCGACAAGCAAACCGCCAAGAACAACCTGGTCGAGGCCTTGGCCATCGATCCTTACGACTCGCGCGCCCTGGCCGCGCTCGGGCGCATCCATGAAGAGGCCGGCAATACGACGCAGGCCCTCTCCGATTACGAACGGTCTTTATGGCACGACCGGTTTCAGCCCGACGTAGCGGCACGCGTGGCATCGATCCGCGCTGCCCTCGGTCCGGCAGCTCCTCCGCCGGCGCAACCGGGCGGATCGCGCTACAGCCTGGCGCCGACTTCTCCCACGCTGCGGTAAAGCGACCACGCGTCGAATAGATGACCGCCGCGTGTTCGCGCCGCCCCTGCGTTTGACGGTTGCCGGCACGCCGACTAACGTGCCAGCATGGCATCTCCGCAGCCTCAGAGCCCTCCGCGCGCCGCGTTCACCGTCACGTTTCGCCTGAGCACGCTATTGGCTGTTGTTACCGTCGTGGGATTGTTGCTGGCCGGCTACGTCGGCAACGAGCGCTGGTACAGTGCGACATACCCGCAGGTGTACGTTTACCGGGTCTTACATGACTCGGTTAAGAATGGCGACTCGATGGAGTCGATCCAGTCGAAGCTGGGTGCTGGCTCGGATGCGGACCCGTTGCACAAAGCGTGGTTCGCAAAAATGGCTGCGGCGCCCGCTTTGGCCGATGGGTATGCACCGGACGACATGTTGCTGGTCTATCCCCTCGGCGATGTGACGGTCTTTTTGCAATTCCGCGGCGGAAAACTAGTCAACCACGATCCGCAAGAGTTTGCCGCCTATAGGCCGGCGACATCGATCGGCCTGGCATCGCCACGGCCGGCCACTCCTTGACCCCCCTGAGGGCACCTTCTATCCTGCCCTAGTGTCTTGCCGGCCCGGCGGCCTGGTAGACGGCTGCCGATCCATTGTCTGGGCCGTACTTCGTCAAATTGGCCCAATGGCGTGCAAACCCGGGGGAGCACGCCCCAGACCGTCAGTTACTTCGCCCCCCACTTACTCACGCTGGCTATGCCGATGTATCGCGTTATTGTTCTTGATCCTTTGGCCCAGGAAGGGCTCGACCTGTTGGCCGCGGCCCCGGGTATCGAATACGAGATCCGCACGAAACTCGCCGGCGATGCGCTACGCGAGGCGCTGGCCCAGTTCGACGGTGCCATCGTCCGCAGCGGCGTCAAGATTACGGCCGAGTCCTTGGCCGGCAACAAGCGGCTGAAGGCGATCGTGCGGGCTGGTGTTGGCACCGACAACATCGACAAGGCCGCCGCCACGCACCAAGGCATCGTCGTGATGAACACGCCGGCCGGCAACACGCTCAGCACGGCCGAGCACACGGTCGCCATGATGATGGCGCTGTCGCGCAATATCGCGCCCGCCTATCAGAGCCTGGTCGAAGGGCGCTGGGAGCGGAACCTGTACATGGGAACGCAGCTGGCCGGCAAGACCCTGGGAATCGTCGGGCTGGGCCGCATCGGTCAGGCCGTGGCGTCGCGCGCCCGAGCACTCGAAATGCGACTCCTGGGCTACGATCCGTTTCTTTCCAAAGACCGCGCGCAAGAGTTGGGTATCGAGATCTGTTCGACCGTGCCCGAGATGTTGCCGCATGTTGACTACTTGACGGTACACACGCCGTTGACGGAAGAAACGCGCGGCCTGGTCGGGAGCAAAGAGATTCAAACCATGCGGCGCGGCGTGCGGCTGATCAACTGCGCACGCGGCGGTATCTACGACGAAGCCGCACTGGTCGAAGGCCTCGCATCCGGACAATTGGGCGGCGTGGCTCTGGACGTCTATGCCGAGGAGCCCTGCACGAAGAGCCCGCTGTTCGGCATGAAAGGTGTACTAGCGACACCCCACTTGGGCGCGAGCACGGAAGAGGCGCAAACGAACGTCGCGGCCGAGGGTGCCACGCTGCTGATTGATTTCTTGACCACAGGCGCCGTCCGCCACGCTGTGAACATGATTTCGCTCGATCCGAAGAAGTTCGCCGCGCTGAAGGGAGAACTGGGCGTGGCGTACCGCTTGGGCCGGCTGCTCGCCCAATTGGATCGTGCGCCTGCCAAGGCCTGCCGCTTGGTTTACCGCGGAGAAGTCGCAGGCAAGGAAACCAAATTGCTCACCGCCACCTTTGCGGCCGGACTGTTGCAGCAGGCCATGGCTACCGAAGTGAATATGGTCAATGCCGAGGTACTGCTCCGCGAGCGCGGCATCGAATTGATTGAAGAATCGCGTGCCGACATGGGCGCGTTCAGCTCCGTGATTCAAGCCGAACTGATCACCGAAACCCGCACTTACAAGGCGGCTGGCGCGCTCTTCGGCCACGATATGGCGCGGCTGGTGCAGTTTGGCGAATACCGGCTCGAAGCCTACCTGGACGGCGTCCTGATGATCTTCACGCATCGCGATGTGCCGGGCATTATCGGGCGTGTAGGGACGATTTTTGGCAAGCACCACGTAAACATCGCCCAGATGTCGGTAGGGCGTGCCGGCGAGACGCCGGGAGGAGACGCCATCGGGGTTCTCAATTTGGATAATCTTCCGCCCGCCGAGGCCCTGTCCGACGTGTTGGCGTGGCCCGACATTCTCAGCGCCACTGTGATCCGGCTGCCGAAAGCGGGCGAATTGCCGCCCTGGTTGGTGGGCTGAACATCATCCCCGTTCAGGGGAGCCACCACAGTTTTTGGCGTTGCTCCGCCGTATGGTCGATTGGCAAGGATGCTTCCGGCTCGCTAAGATCGCTCTGGACCGGCCTGCGAGCAACGAGAACCTGGGCGCGTCTGCCGGCGACAGGAGGTCGGTCAGTAACCCGCGAGAGGTTTTGCGATTCCATCGATCACCGCGGAAATCATCATCATCCTGGCATTGATCCTGGCCAACGGCTTCTTCGCCGGCGCTGAGATCGCCATCGTGGCGGCACGACGCGGCCGGTTGCAGAAGCTAGCCGAAGAAGGGGATCGCGCCGCCCGCGTCGCTCTGGAGCTGGGCAGCAATCCCAATCGGTTCTTGTCCACCGTGCAGGTGGGCATCACGGTCATTGGCACGTTTGCCGCCGCTTTCGGCGGAGCCCATCTGGCCACGTATCTAGGCGAGCAGCTCGAGACCTGGGCCAATCCTTGGATCGCAGGGCATGCGCATGCCTTGGCTCTGACGCTGGTGGTCCTTGCGATCAGCTTCTGTTCGTTGATTCTGGGCGAGTTGGTCCCCAAGCGGCTGGCGCTGCGGCGCGCCGAGGCGCTAGCACGAGTCGTCGCGCGGCCGATGTTGCTGATATCGCAAATCGCCCGGCCTGCGGTGTGGTTTTTGGGCCTGAGCACCGACGCGGTGCTATTCCTGATGGGCATGCCTAAACTCGAAGAGTCGGCCGTCAGCGTCGAAGATATCCAGCATCTGCTGAAGATGGGGCGCGAGCATGGCGTGCTCGACGCCGCCGAGCAGAAAGTGGCGATGGAGGCGCTGCAACTCGGCGAACGCTCGGTGCGCGATATCATGCGCCCCCGTACGGATCTGGACGCACTGGATGTGGAT
This window harbors:
- a CDS encoding sigma-70 family RNA polymerase sigma factor, which codes for MPAARDPSADQVVDLVHHCLAGEAWATAALVKRFERPVFALCFRMLGQREDAEDVAQESLVRALRSLRNWDSSRDFVPWLLAIAGNRCRTLLSARARRPRPSGEIEHIEDPAPSPERARDLGEEVERALAGLRLEYRQAFLLFHEQEMTYLEIAEAMDCPLGTVKTWVHRARRELIEQLRARDVLRENQRALRRV
- a CDS encoding tetratricopeptide repeat protein; its protein translation is MTCSANFPHIRGDGDTQALLRALHRNVVRRAAPSPRSTLTGPLPIVVVSLAMLASAGCGMVAHRQNAQGVQLYQQGYYQQAIAKFQQATTTDPQDPDSFYNMAATYHRTGKLNNNKADLAQAESLYNQCLDRAPNHQDCYRGLAVLLVEEQRSDEAQRLLQGWASRNPTQAAPKVELARLAEELGDKQTAKNNLVEALAIDPYDSRALAALGRIHEEAGNTTQALSDYERSLWHDRFQPDVAARVASIRAALGPAAPPPAQPGGSRYSLAPTSPTLR
- the serA gene encoding phosphoglycerate dehydrogenase, whose amino-acid sequence is MYRVIVLDPLAQEGLDLLAAAPGIEYEIRTKLAGDALREALAQFDGAIVRSGVKITAESLAGNKRLKAIVRAGVGTDNIDKAAATHQGIVVMNTPAGNTLSTAEHTVAMMMALSRNIAPAYQSLVEGRWERNLYMGTQLAGKTLGIVGLGRIGQAVASRARALEMRLLGYDPFLSKDRAQELGIEICSTVPEMLPHVDYLTVHTPLTEETRGLVGSKEIQTMRRGVRLINCARGGIYDEAALVEGLASGQLGGVALDVYAEEPCTKSPLFGMKGVLATPHLGASTEEAQTNVAAEGATLLIDFLTTGAVRHAVNMISLDPKKFAALKGELGVAYRLGRLLAQLDRAPAKACRLVYRGEVAGKETKLLTATFAAGLLQQAMATEVNMVNAEVLLRERGIELIEESRADMGAFSSVIQAELITETRTYKAAGALFGHDMARLVQFGEYRLEAYLDGVLMIFTHRDVPGIIGRVGTIFGKHHVNIAQMSVGRAGETPGGDAIGVLNLDNLPPAEALSDVLAWPDILSATVIRLPKAGELPPWLVG
- a CDS encoding hemolysin family protein, translated to MALILANGFFAGAEIAIVAARRGRLQKLAEEGDRAARVALELGSNPNRFLSTVQVGITVIGTFAAAFGGAHLATYLGEQLETWANPWIAGHAHALALTLVVLAISFCSLILGELVPKRLALRRAEALARVVARPMLLISQIARPAVWFLGLSTDAVLFLMGMPKLEESAVSVEDIQHLLKMGREHGVLDAAEQKVAMEALQLGERSVRDIMRPRTDLDALDVDTPAAEIIGAVAMAGFSRLPVYERDLDHIIGYVHIKDLLREQYLHNEIKLRKMLHPPLFVPETLPLDRLLDLFQKKRTQLAIVLDEFGGTQGMVTLEDVFEELVGEIHDEHRRDKEQEIVRRDDGTWLVDGSVSIDDLADVLGWKQLESPATRRFSTVAGLVLRQMGRIPEIGARTVFDGVELEVVDMDGQRIDRVLVTPTPPVDVAPEAG